One genomic segment of Vibrio agarivorans includes these proteins:
- a CDS encoding LysR family transcriptional regulator produces the protein MDLAKFDLNLLKTLIVLLKVKNTNKAAEILGTSQPAVSRNLAKIRDALGDQLFIRQSRGLTLTPKAEELATILPKLLDELAVSLQTSEFKPHELTGTFKIALNAFIMETHGYKICQALNKEAPNINIELHAYSITTPAQLLTGELDFAINFFPLDVTKELRQVKVGQYRFHGLCRKNHPKAGALLDLDEFANLDLLGLIVPEFNSNEMIVKKREAFKKLVPRMRAQNINPLLSEVRSSDAILIAPMSILDSLHSDDYDLIKMNDLETYNLLDLGLIYNSRFLKSDRFNWIEAIVDSVLPHHH, from the coding sequence CGTGCTTCTTAAGGTAAAGAACACCAACAAAGCGGCAGAAATACTAGGTACAAGCCAGCCAGCGGTCAGCCGGAATTTAGCGAAGATTCGTGATGCACTAGGTGACCAATTGTTTATTCGTCAATCTCGCGGACTGACATTGACCCCTAAAGCGGAAGAACTCGCCACTATATTACCTAAGCTATTGGATGAACTAGCGGTCAGCCTGCAAACTTCTGAGTTCAAACCTCACGAACTCACAGGCACGTTCAAGATAGCCCTCAATGCCTTTATCATGGAAACACACGGCTATAAGATTTGCCAAGCACTTAATAAAGAAGCGCCAAATATCAATATCGAGCTGCACGCGTACTCTATCACTACACCTGCCCAATTACTCACGGGTGAACTTGATTTTGCCATTAACTTTTTTCCACTAGATGTCACCAAAGAGTTGCGCCAGGTAAAGGTAGGTCAGTATCGTTTTCATGGCTTATGCCGAAAAAATCATCCGAAAGCAGGCGCATTACTAGACTTAGACGAGTTTGCAAACCTAGACCTTCTAGGGCTCATTGTTCCTGAATTCAACTCTAATGAAATGATAGTAAAAAAACGCGAGGCATTTAAAAAACTCGTCCCTAGAATGCGGGCTCAGAATATTAACCCACTATTAAGTGAGGTAAGAAGTTCAGACGCGATATTGATCGCTCCAATGAGCATCTTGGACTCGCTTCACTCTGATGACTATGACTTAATCAAAATGAACGACCTAGAGACCTATAATCTGCTCGACCTTGGCCTTATCTATAATAGCCGCTTTCTCAAATCAGATCGGTTTAATTGGATCGAAGCGATTGTCGACAGTGTGTTACCCCACCACCACTAG
- a CDS encoding L-fucose/L-arabinose isomerase family protein: MINIPQVKLGIVAVSRDCFPLSLSQQRRQAVVAACTEKDVEIIELETIIENENDMVKALEEASSKQLNSLVIYLGNFGPEGPLSQMAQRFDGPVMFVSAAEESTSCLADQRGDAYCGMLNASYSAGLRNIRPHIPEYPVGTPTEVADMIDDFEPVARTILGLKGLKIFSFGPRPQDFVACNAPIKALFDLGVEIMENSELDLYDMYLEAEGHEDIPAIIADMEKELGDNNPYPDLLPKLAQYEAALLDFHKNNLGGSTFGIFANKCWPSFQKFFGFVPCYVNARLAERGIPVACEVDIYGALSEYMITCATNHPATLLDINNTVPKDMVAANQAIMGDYTEKDLFMGFHCGNTASSCMKNSQLRFQKIMHSLLEPTEEPNITRGTLEGQIKPGEVTLFRLQSTADTKLRSYVAQGNILDIDPESFGSIAVFAIPEMQRFYRHVLIQKRYPHHAGIAFGHVGKTLYQVLNLLGVEEIDYNQPASERYPNEIPCTFLR, from the coding sequence ATGATTAATATTCCACAAGTAAAACTTGGCATCGTTGCGGTAAGCCGTGACTGTTTTCCACTGTCACTATCTCAGCAACGCCGCCAAGCTGTTGTTGCTGCTTGTACAGAAAAAGACGTTGAAATCATCGAGCTAGAGACCATCATCGAAAACGAAAATGATATGGTCAAAGCACTCGAAGAAGCGTCTTCAAAGCAGCTTAACTCTTTAGTGATTTACCTTGGTAACTTTGGTCCAGAAGGCCCACTATCACAAATGGCCCAGCGCTTTGATGGCCCTGTCATGTTTGTTTCTGCTGCCGAAGAGTCTACCTCTTGTCTTGCAGATCAACGCGGTGATGCCTACTGTGGCATGCTCAACGCTTCATACAGCGCCGGCCTTCGCAATATTCGCCCTCATATCCCAGAATACCCTGTTGGCACACCAACAGAGGTTGCAGATATGATCGATGACTTTGAACCCGTTGCACGTACTATTCTTGGCCTTAAAGGTCTTAAAATCTTCAGCTTTGGCCCTCGCCCACAAGATTTTGTCGCGTGTAATGCACCAATCAAAGCCCTATTTGATTTAGGCGTTGAGATCATGGAGAACAGCGAGCTTGACCTATACGACATGTACTTGGAAGCAGAAGGTCATGAAGATATTCCTGCTATCATCGCGGATATGGAAAAAGAGCTAGGTGACAACAACCCATATCCTGATCTATTGCCAAAGCTTGCTCAATACGAAGCCGCTCTTCTGGACTTCCACAAAAACAATTTAGGTGGCTCTACATTTGGTATTTTTGCCAACAAATGCTGGCCTTCATTCCAAAAATTCTTTGGGTTCGTACCTTGTTACGTGAATGCGCGTCTTGCTGAACGTGGCATTCCAGTAGCCTGTGAAGTCGACATCTATGGTGCGCTGTCTGAATACATGATCACTTGTGCAACCAACCACCCAGCGACACTGCTAGACATCAACAACACTGTACCTAAAGACATGGTTGCGGCAAACCAAGCAATCATGGGTGACTACACAGAGAAAGATCTCTTCATGGGCTTCCACTGTGGTAACACAGCGTCAAGCTGTATGAAGAACTCTCAGCTTCGCTTCCAAAAAATCATGCACAGCCTACTTGAGCCAACAGAAGAGCCGAACATCACGCGTGGCACACTAGAAGGCCAAATCAAGCCGGGTGAGGTGACTCTATTCCGTCTACAGTCAACCGCTGACACCAAGCTTCGCTCTTATGTCGCGCAAGGTAACATTCTGGATATCGACCCCGAATCATTCGGTTCAATCGCAGTGTTTGCGATTCCTGAGATGCAGCGCTTCTACCGACATGTATTGATTCAAAAACGTTACCCACACCACGCAGGTATCGCCTTTGGTCATGTTGGTAAAACCCTTTACCAGGTGCTGAACCTATTAGGCGTAGAAGAAATTGACTACAACCAGCCAGCTTCAGAGCGTTACCCTAACGAGATTCCTTGTACTTTCTTACGCTAA
- a CDS encoding aldose epimerase family protein, translating into MLAQNEALKPKTWGEYHLYSLTNHKGTQVDISDLGAVIVNFFTQDKNGERRNIVLGYDSPEQYIEGKVYFGCVVGPWANRIANAQYQHDGQRIELETNEGPNHLHGASANIGAKRWNVDIVEENTLVMSVTMKADEAGYPASINFKVTYELTDNDQLKIEYSAVPDASVPINMTQHSYFNLSGEDDVLNHVVQIHSDKYLHVDSAAIPIEVRSVSNTPLDLRNPIKIGQSIDDDFDQLTMAGGYDHCWCFDGTKPNESLHRNATVTDNQSGLSLDVYSDQIGMQFYTGNFISGELGHNGKVHGKRAGFCLETQCYPNQVNMSNAADCIYNAGEQYRHRVVYQITK; encoded by the coding sequence ATGTTGGCGCAAAACGAAGCTCTTAAGCCCAAAACTTGGGGCGAATATCATCTGTACTCATTAACGAATCACAAAGGCACTCAAGTCGATATTTCTGACCTAGGCGCTGTGATTGTAAACTTCTTCACCCAAGACAAAAACGGCGAACGCCGCAATATTGTTTTAGGTTACGACTCTCCAGAGCAGTATATCGAAGGCAAGGTGTACTTTGGTTGTGTGGTTGGCCCTTGGGCAAACCGTATTGCTAACGCTCAGTATCAACACGATGGCCAGAGAATCGAATTAGAGACAAACGAGGGGCCAAACCACCTGCATGGCGCCTCAGCTAACATTGGTGCAAAGCGTTGGAACGTTGATATTGTAGAAGAGAACACCTTGGTCATGAGCGTGACAATGAAAGCTGATGAAGCAGGCTACCCTGCTAGCATCAATTTCAAAGTTACCTACGAGCTGACAGACAATGACCAACTAAAAATCGAATACTCCGCTGTGCCCGATGCCTCTGTTCCTATCAATATGACTCAGCACTCATACTTCAATTTGAGCGGTGAGGATGATGTTCTCAATCATGTTGTTCAAATCCACTCAGATAAATATCTGCATGTGGACAGTGCCGCTATTCCAATTGAGGTTCGTTCGGTATCCAACACTCCTCTCGATCTGAGAAACCCGATCAAGATCGGCCAATCGATTGATGATGATTTTGACCAACTCACCATGGCTGGCGGCTATGACCATTGCTGGTGCTTTGATGGCACTAAACCTAATGAGTCTTTACACCGAAACGCCACGGTGACAGACAATCAATCGGGACTTTCACTCGACGTTTACAGTGACCAGATTGGTATGCAGTTTTACACCGGCAATTTCATCTCTGGCGAGTTGGGCCACAACGGCAAAGTACATGGCAAACGAGCTGGCTTCTGCCTAGAGACTCAATGCTACCCAAACCAGGTCAACATGAGCAACGCCGCAGACTGTATCTACAACGCTGGCGAGCAATACCGTCATCGCGTGGTTTACCAAATTACAAAATAG